The Bacillota bacterium nucleotide sequence GTTGTGGAGAGGCCGGGTAAGGCTTCTGCCCCCTGTCTGGATATCCTGCGTCCGAGGCTCACCAGAGCTGAGAAAACCGTCATGGCCCTGCTCGCGGAGGGCAAGACGAACCGTGCGATCGCGCGGGAACTCTTCATCTCGGTCAATACGGTTAAGACCCATGTGCGCTCGATCTTTCAGAAGTTGGGTGTGGGGACCAGAAGCTCCGCGGTGCGAAGGGCTCTCGAAGCAGGACTCATCTGATCCTCACACGGGCGCATTCCGCCTCACAATTCACCCGTTCAGGCAATGGTAGTGGATTCGACGTGAATGGTATGATTTGCCTGCAAGCACCACCGCGCTGGAGGGCCGTCACCCGTGGCGCGCAACGGGAGGAGGTGAGCGGGAGTGTTCAGGGTTCTCGCAGGTCGCAAGGCCCGGGTCAACGTCTCCATCAACAGCTTCTGCATCTCGTTTCCACTCTGGGGGCACTTCATAACGATCGGATGACTTCCCAGAGGGACCTCCACTCCAACCAGGCTCGGCGGGGGCCGTTTCGCGCACTGGTCCCCGCCCCCCAACACTCTTCTTGTGAGGTGTGGCGCGATGGACGAACCCCAGACAGTATGGACTCTCCATCCCGGCGCCAGGGTCATCAAATCGGAGTCAGCGTGGCTTGTGATGAACCCAGGGCTCGGAACATGGGCCAAGCTGTCGCCAGTGGCAGGGGCTGTGTGCCAGAATGATGCTGGAGAGGACCTCCCAACCCTCGTGAATCGGGTCAGTACTGCTTTCGGGGCCTCAGGGGACGAGATACAGGGCTTCGTGCGGGACATGGCTGCGCGGGGATTGATATCTTGCGCCCCGACCGTCGCTCGGGCGGAGGAGGTCGCCCCGAGGCCCAAAGTGTTCCTGTCTGTGTGTGAACGCTGCAATCTTGCCTGCACCACCTGCTACCGAGGAGACCTATCAGGCCGCGATGCTCCAACCGAGGTTGCCCTGGACACCATGAGCAGGATTGTAGAGTTGCGTCCACGGGAGTTGGTTCTGACAGGGGGCGAGCCCTCTCTCAGGGACGACCTTCCTGACCTGCTCGAGATGGCACGGTCCGTCGCCCCTATGGTGACCCTGGCCACCAACGGCACTTCTATATCTCCTGCCCTCGCGCGGGCCATCGCCAGCTTCGACATCCGGGTGCAGGTGAGTATCGACTCCTCAGACCCCGGGGAGAATGACCGCGTCAGAGGCCCGGGTTCATTCGCGCGTGCCCTGGGTGGACTCGCCACATTGGCACGGGCGGGTGTCGCTTCCATAGAGCTTGTCGCCACCATGGTGGACCCAGCCACCTTCGACCCGGACCGCCTGACCTCTCTCGCCCGGGAGTTCGGGGCGGGTTTTCATTCAAGCCTTTTTATGGAGGTGGGCAGAGGGCGGTGCACACCCAGGCACTCCAGGAGAGAACCGTCAGCTTTTGCCCGTGCCTTGCTGTCCTACCTCCTGCGCGCGTACCGTGCTGGTCTCATTCCAGCTGGGGCCAGTCTTGACGACGTTCTGGGGATTGTGCCGAGGACCGCCTGTGGGGCGGGGACCCTCATTCTTGCCGTGTCTGCCTGGGGAACGGTGTATCCGTGTCACCTGCTCATGTCGGACGAGTTCGGTGTATCCTTCGACGAGGTCCTCTCCTGTGCTGGGGCCGGGTCGCCCTGGAGTATCCCCGGTGTCGACTCTTTGAAAGGATGCTCGGAGTGCAAGGTCAGGTACCTGTGTGCGGGCGGCTGCAGGGCCTCCGCCCTTGCCGCAGGAGACTTGGCCGGCCGGGACCCGATGTGCGAGTCCTACCGTGCCTTCCTGGAGGCCGTCGTATGGCCCTGGGACGACTCTCGGGGGACAGAGGAAAACCTCAAACACGCCTGGGCGGCCTTACAGTGAGTTCCGCGTGGCTCTACGGGGTTCTTGGGCTGTCAGTGGCGTCCCGGGCCCTTTGCGGCAGGCGTGGGGGGAGCACTCAGGTGGACGGCGGGGATGTGCTTCTCGGGTTAATCATGTGTCTTACGTGGGCCGCGACAGGCTCAGACCCTGGTGCCGTCTGGAAAGTGACCGGAACCCATATTGGCCGGGCGCACATTGTGAGGTGGGGGCTGGTCGCGTTGGTCATGTTGGTGACGAACGAGTGCATTCACATCTGGCTAACACGGCGGCACGGTCGCTGGATGGTGAGGGCCGGCGTCAACCCCGGCGGCGCTTACCTCGCGCTCAGGCACCTCTCGACGGGGCGTGCCGCCCTTCTTGGGCTGCTGTTCACCTCCTCCGGTGCATTCCTCGAGGAGTTGCTGTTTCGAGGGATCATCTCGGAGGCGGTCGAGACTGTGGCTGGGCACGGTGCCGCCCTGATCGGGCAGGCTTTACTGTTCGGTGCGGTCCACTGGCTTCCCATGGCTGTCCGGCGTGCCCCCGGGCCGGTAGTG carries:
- a CDS encoding CPBP family intramembrane metalloprotease, whose product is MSSAWLYGVLGLSVASRALCGRRGGSTQVDGGDVLLGLIMCLTWAATGSDPGAVWKVTGTHIGRAHIVRWGLVALVMLVTNECIHIWLTRRHGRWMVRAGVNPGGAYLALRHLSTGRAALLGLLFTSSGAFLEELLFRGIISEAVETVAGHGAALIGQALLFGAVHWLPMAVRRAPGPVVVYATLMPTAAGVVLGFIAHLEDSLMGPWVIHWSLNYGALLIAVSRRASERASA
- a CDS encoding LuxR C-terminal-related transcriptional regulator translates to MDILRPRLTRAEKTVMALLAEGKTNRAIARELFISVNTVKTHVRSIFQKLGVGTRSSAVRRALEAGLI
- a CDS encoding radical SAM protein — protein: MDEPQTVWTLHPGARVIKSESAWLVMNPGLGTWAKLSPVAGAVCQNDAGEDLPTLVNRVSTAFGASGDEIQGFVRDMAARGLISCAPTVARAEEVAPRPKVFLSVCERCNLACTTCYRGDLSGRDAPTEVALDTMSRIVELRPRELVLTGGEPSLRDDLPDLLEMARSVAPMVTLATNGTSISPALARAIASFDIRVQVSIDSSDPGENDRVRGPGSFARALGGLATLARAGVASIELVATMVDPATFDPDRLTSLAREFGAGFHSSLFMEVGRGRCTPRHSRREPSAFARALLSYLLRAYRAGLIPAGASLDDVLGIVPRTACGAGTLILAVSAWGTVYPCHLLMSDEFGVSFDEVLSCAGAGSPWSIPGVDSLKGCSECKVRYLCAGGCRASALAAGDLAGRDPMCESYRAFLEAVVWPWDDSRGTEENLKHAWAALQ